One window from the genome of Prochlorococcus marinus XMU1411 encodes:
- a CDS encoding bifunctional 4-hydroxy-2-oxoglutarate aldolase/2-dehydro-3-deoxy-phosphogluconate aldolase: MNYKKDSFSEFLKKDSFFLLIKPEDNIYSNTSIRNSFFDELESLVKIGLKNIEISWSNNKNWLDFVSEIKLKYPRINLGSASIINKQSIEDSLKIGLNFSMMKFWDKNLFNYAKSNNYLLIPGIKNLKDLKEAINLNCSIIKIYPIKGKDSSIDILNFKNIDFIAAGGLSINDVKTYKSLGYKAIVIGDKGIKNKKFDPKIYDCLKNNKNN; encoded by the coding sequence ATGAATTATAAAAAAGATTCTTTTTCGGAGTTCCTGAAAAAAGACTCTTTTTTTTTACTTATAAAACCTGAAGATAATATTTACTCAAATACCTCTATAAGAAATTCATTTTTTGATGAATTAGAAAGCTTAGTAAAAATAGGATTAAAAAATATTGAAATAAGTTGGTCAAACAACAAAAATTGGTTGGATTTTGTATCCGAAATCAAACTCAAATATCCAAGAATTAATTTAGGCTCTGCCTCTATAATCAATAAGCAATCAATAGAAGATTCATTAAAAATTGGATTAAATTTTTCTATGATGAAATTTTGGGATAAAAATCTTTTCAATTATGCGAAGTCAAATAATTATTTATTAATTCCAGGAATTAAAAATTTAAAAGATCTTAAGGAAGCGATAAATTTAAATTGCAGCATTATCAAAATTTATCCAATAAAAGGTAAAGATAGTTCTATTGATATACTTAACTTTAAAAATATTGATTTCATTGCTGCTGGGGGCCTATCAATCAATGATGTAAAAACTTATAAATCTTTAGGATATAAAGCAATCGTGATTGGAGATAAAGGTATCAAAAATAAAAAATTTGATCCAAAAATATATGACTGTCTGAAAAATAACAAAAATAATTAA
- the ftsH gene encoding ATP-dependent zinc metalloprotease FtsH: MNKRWRNVGLYVLAVITVIFIGTSVFDKPSTESSTKTLRYSDFIEAVQDKEISRVLISPDNATAQVVENDGSRSEVNLAPDKDLLKILTDNNVDIAVTPTKLANPWQQALSSLIFPVLLIGGLFFLFRRSQSGNAGGGNPAMSFGKSKARLQMEPSTQVTFSDVAGVEGAKLELTEVVDFLKSPDRFTAVGAKIPKGVLLVGPPGTGKTLLAKAVAGEAGVPFFSISGSEFVEMFVGVGASRVRDLFEQAKKNAPCIVFIDEIDAVGRQRGAGMGGGNDEREQTLNQLLTEMDGFEGNSGIIIVAATNRPDVLDSALMRPGRFDRQVTVDRPDYAGRLQILNVHAKDKTLSKDVDLDKVARRTPGFTGADLANLLNEAAILAARKDLDKVSNDEVSDAIERVMAGPEKKDRVISDKKKELVAYHEAGHALVGALMPDYDPVAKVSIIPRGQAGGLTFFTPSEERMESGLYSRSYLQNQMAVALGGRVAEEIVYGEEEVTTGASNDLQQVANVARQMITKFGMSDKIGPVALGQSQGGMFLGRDMSSTRDFSEDTAATIDVEVSELVDVAYKRATKVLSDNRTVLDEMAQMLIERETIDTEDIQDLLNRSEVKVANYI, from the coding sequence GTGAACAAACGTTGGAGAAACGTAGGACTTTATGTCCTAGCTGTCATTACTGTAATTTTCATTGGTACTTCAGTTTTTGATAAACCTAGTACTGAAAGTTCTACAAAGACTTTGAGATATAGTGATTTTATAGAGGCAGTTCAAGATAAAGAAATTAGTAGAGTCCTTATATCTCCAGATAATGCAACAGCTCAAGTTGTTGAAAATGATGGAAGCAGATCTGAGGTCAATTTAGCCCCTGACAAAGATTTACTAAAAATCCTAACTGACAATAATGTAGATATCGCTGTAACTCCTACAAAATTAGCCAATCCATGGCAACAGGCTTTAAGTAGCTTGATCTTCCCAGTACTTTTAATTGGAGGCCTATTTTTTCTTTTCAGAAGATCTCAAAGTGGTAATGCTGGAGGTGGTAACCCTGCCATGAGTTTTGGCAAGAGCAAAGCTAGACTTCAAATGGAACCATCTACACAAGTAACCTTTTCAGATGTTGCTGGTGTAGAAGGTGCAAAATTAGAATTAACTGAAGTTGTAGATTTCCTAAAAAGTCCAGATAGATTTACTGCTGTCGGGGCAAAAATTCCAAAAGGTGTTCTTCTTGTGGGCCCTCCAGGTACAGGAAAAACTTTATTAGCTAAAGCAGTTGCTGGGGAAGCGGGTGTGCCATTTTTCTCAATATCAGGTTCAGAATTTGTTGAAATGTTCGTAGGTGTTGGTGCTAGTAGAGTTAGAGACCTTTTTGAGCAGGCTAAAAAGAATGCTCCATGCATAGTATTCATAGACGAAATCGATGCAGTCGGAAGACAAAGAGGAGCAGGTATGGGTGGAGGAAATGATGAAAGAGAACAAACTTTAAACCAACTCCTTACTGAAATGGATGGTTTCGAAGGTAATTCTGGAATAATAATTGTTGCTGCTACCAATAGACCTGATGTTTTGGACTCAGCTTTAATGCGTCCTGGAAGATTTGATAGACAGGTAACAGTAGATAGACCTGATTATGCAGGAAGACTTCAAATATTAAATGTTCACGCTAAAGACAAAACACTTTCCAAAGATGTAGATCTAGATAAAGTTGCTAGAAGAACTCCAGGATTTACAGGTGCCGATTTAGCTAATCTATTAAATGAAGCAGCAATATTAGCAGCTAGAAAAGATTTAGATAAAGTAAGTAATGATGAAGTCAGCGATGCCATTGAAAGGGTTATGGCAGGTCCAGAAAAGAAAGATAGAGTCATCAGTGATAAGAAAAAAGAATTAGTTGCTTATCATGAAGCAGGTCATGCACTTGTTGGAGCATTAATGCCAGATTATGATCCTGTAGCAAAAGTTTCGATAATTCCTAGAGGTCAAGCTGGAGGTTTAACCTTCTTTACTCCAAGTGAGGAAAGAATGGAATCAGGTCTTTACTCTCGTTCTTACCTTCAAAATCAAATGGCAGTAGCTCTTGGGGGAAGAGTTGCTGAAGAAATTGTCTATGGAGAAGAAGAGGTTACAACTGGAGCTTCAAACGATTTACAGCAAGTTGCTAATGTAGCAAGACAAATGATTACTAAATTTGGTATGAGCGACAAAATAGGTCCAGTAGCTTTAGGCCAATCTCAAGGTGGAATGTTTCTTGGGAGAGATATGAGCTCTACAAGAGACTTCTCTGAAGATACTGCTGCGACAATAGATGTTGAGGTTTCAGAGCTTGTTGATGTGGCATACAAAAGAGCTACAAAAGTCTTATCAGATAACAGAACTGTTCTCGACGAAATGGCTCAAATGCTTATCGAGAGAGAAACAATAGATACTGAAGATATTCAGGATTTGCTCAACCGCTCAGAAGTTAAAGTGGCAAACTATATTTAA
- the sat gene encoding sulfate adenylyltransferase gives MELQQKNKTDTNGLIPPYGGELKNLIIKDKNLKNELISKSTYEFECSERNACDVELLMVGAFSPLEGFMDENNYNSVIKKNRNTSGLLFGLPIVFDSNNEKVKTGDTILLTYKKQKIAVLEVSSKWEPDKSLEAELCYGTNSLDHPAVKMIFNERGRFYIGGRVYGFELPIREFPCKTPEEVRSTLPSNHDVVAFQCRNPIHRAHYELFTNALLSENVSSNSVVLVHPTCGPTQQDDIPGKVRYLTYKELEEEISDERIKWAFLPYSMHMAGPREALQHMIIRRNYGCTHFIIGRDMAGCKSSSTGEDFYGPYDAQNFANKCADELMMQTVPSKNLVYTKEKGYITAEEAKECNYEIMKLSGTEFRKKLRNGEPIPEWFAFKSVVDVLRRS, from the coding sequence ATGGAATTACAACAAAAGAATAAAACAGATACTAATGGACTAATACCGCCTTATGGAGGAGAACTAAAAAATTTAATTATCAAAGATAAAAACCTTAAAAATGAACTTATTTCTAAATCTACTTATGAGTTTGAATGTAGCGAGAGAAATGCATGCGATGTAGAACTTTTGATGGTTGGAGCTTTTTCTCCATTGGAAGGTTTTATGGATGAAAATAACTACAATTCGGTCATTAAAAAAAATAGAAATACAAGCGGGTTGCTTTTTGGCTTGCCTATTGTATTTGATTCAAATAATGAAAAAGTAAAAACTGGAGATACTATATTACTTACCTATAAAAAACAAAAAATAGCAGTTTTAGAAGTTAGCTCTAAATGGGAGCCTGACAAGTCCTTAGAAGCTGAACTTTGTTATGGTACTAATTCTTTAGATCATCCTGCTGTTAAGATGATTTTTAACGAGAGAGGTAGATTTTATATAGGAGGAAGAGTTTATGGTTTCGAACTACCAATTAGAGAATTCCCCTGCAAAACCCCTGAAGAAGTTAGATCTACACTGCCATCAAATCATGATGTAGTTGCATTTCAATGCAGAAATCCAATTCATAGAGCACATTATGAATTATTTACTAATGCCTTACTTTCAGAAAATGTCTCCTCTAACTCAGTTGTTTTAGTTCATCCAACTTGTGGGCCAACTCAACAAGATGATATTCCTGGAAAAGTTAGATATTTGACCTACAAAGAATTAGAAGAGGAAATATCTGATGAAAGAATAAAATGGGCTTTTTTACCTTATTCAATGCATATGGCAGGGCCAAGAGAAGCCCTTCAACATATGATAATAAGAAGAAATTATGGCTGCACCCACTTTATTATTGGTAGAGATATGGCTGGTTGTAAGTCGTCGTCAACTGGTGAAGATTTTTATGGTCCATATGATGCCCAAAATTTTGCGAATAAGTGTGCAGATGAATTGATGATGCAAACTGTTCCTTCAAAAAATTTAGTTTATACCAAGGAAAAAGGATATATAACAGCTGAAGAAGCTAAAGAATGTAATTATGAAATTATGAAACTTAGTGGTACGGAATTTAGAAAGAAATTGAGGAATGGAGAACCAATTCCTGAATGGTTTGCATTCAAAAGTGTAGTAGATGTTCTAAGACGCTCTTAA
- a CDS encoding photosystem II manganese-stabilizing polypeptide — protein MRIRSFLAFVISICITFAFVPVKTFAFSERGNAQFTDVVNTGKANDCPTLDSSLVGSISLGNGDSLKGICMHPTEVYVKVPGTKRKAAEFVSTKIISPRNNTTVTEVYGDIDSGTFTEKGGIDFQLITVLTPGGLEVPFAFSAKDLTANLPSSIEPGTEVSGSTFTPNYRTGDFLDPKARAKNTGVEYAQGLVALGGDDEELAKENIKVDVNGTGVITLSINNVDSDTDEFAGTFEAIQPSDTDMGSKDPLDVKIIGELYGRKA, from the coding sequence ATGAGAATTCGTTCTTTCTTAGCTTTTGTTATTTCAATTTGTATAACTTTTGCTTTCGTACCTGTTAAAACATTTGCTTTTTCTGAAAGAGGAAATGCACAATTCACAGATGTTGTTAACACAGGAAAAGCTAATGATTGCCCTACATTAGACTCATCTCTTGTCGGATCAATATCTCTAGGGAATGGAGATAGCCTTAAAGGAATATGCATGCATCCAACAGAAGTTTATGTAAAAGTGCCAGGGACAAAACGAAAAGCTGCAGAATTTGTTTCTACAAAAATTATTAGTCCTAGAAATAACACCACAGTGACAGAAGTTTATGGAGATATAGATTCAGGAACTTTCACTGAAAAGGGTGGTATTGATTTTCAACTTATTACTGTATTAACTCCTGGTGGTTTAGAGGTGCCATTTGCATTCTCAGCAAAAGATCTTACAGCTAATTTACCTTCATCAATTGAGCCAGGCACTGAGGTTAGTGGTTCAACATTTACACCTAACTACAGAACTGGTGACTTTCTAGATCCTAAGGCAAGAGCTAAAAATACTGGTGTTGAATATGCTCAAGGTTTAGTTGCATTAGGAGGCGATGACGAAGAACTTGCAAAAGAAAATATTAAAGTTGATGTAAACGGTACTGGCGTTATTACTCTTTCAATCAACAATGTAGATTCTGACACAGACGAATTTGCTGGTACTTTTGAAGCAATCCAACCTTCAGATACAGATATGGGTTCAAAGGATCCACTGGATGTAAAAATAATTGGGGAGCTTTACGGAAGAAAGGCATAA
- the coaBC gene encoding bifunctional phosphopantothenoylcysteine decarboxylase/phosphopantothenate--cysteine ligase CoaBC → MKTKSKDSKIKVLLLITGSIAAVRIPLLVSQLAKENYEIRCVLSKNAEKLIKPLSLSILSRNPCILENDQWSDGQSTPLHIELSNWADILIIAPLTATTLAKWVAGNADGLIPSILIANIKPIIVAPAMNTQMWLNKAVQKNYENLQNYENVLSLQPSEGLLACDAIGIGKIPPNDLIQLALEFIASHKQNEYRKDLLDKEILITGGCTSEKIDAARHITNKSSGAMGLLLSQVARFRGAQVKYVHGPLKIDKNLTDGIKRYEIETSVDLIRALKNEISNCDYFFMNAAVSDFKITSDTSAKIPKNQINAYLNKNFELVPDILKTISESKKDHQVFVGFSAFTGSIEEARIKIKEKIIQKGCDYLFANPIDLEGQGFGFLAQNEGWLFNKENMEHHIKKTSKIDLANKLITQIISLKK, encoded by the coding sequence ATGAAAACTAAAAGTAAGGACTCAAAAATAAAGGTTCTTTTATTAATAACTGGAAGTATTGCAGCTGTAAGAATTCCATTATTAGTTAGCCAATTAGCGAAAGAAAATTATGAAATAAGATGCGTTTTATCAAAAAATGCAGAAAAATTAATAAAGCCGCTTTCTCTTTCTATTTTAAGTAGAAACCCGTGCATTTTAGAAAATGATCAATGGTCTGATGGTCAATCAACACCTCTTCACATAGAACTAAGTAATTGGGCTGATATTTTAATCATCGCCCCTTTAACAGCGACAACATTAGCAAAATGGGTAGCTGGAAATGCAGATGGATTGATCCCTAGCATCTTAATAGCAAATATAAAGCCCATTATTGTTGCACCAGCAATGAATACACAAATGTGGCTAAATAAAGCTGTCCAAAAAAATTATGAGAATTTACAGAATTACGAAAATGTTTTGTCTTTGCAACCAAGTGAAGGCCTCTTAGCATGTGATGCTATTGGCATCGGTAAGATACCTCCTAATGATCTAATCCAATTAGCTCTTGAATTTATAGCTTCACATAAACAAAATGAATATCGCAAAGATTTACTTGATAAAGAAATTTTAATAACTGGAGGGTGTACCTCAGAAAAAATTGACGCGGCAAGACATATCACTAACAAAAGTTCTGGAGCTATGGGCCTACTTCTCTCTCAAGTAGCGAGGTTCAGGGGAGCACAAGTAAAATATGTTCATGGTCCTCTGAAAATCGATAAGAATCTTACTGATGGAATAAAAAGATATGAAATTGAAACTAGTGTTGATTTAATTAGGGCACTTAAAAATGAAATATCAAATTGCGATTATTTTTTCATGAATGCAGCAGTATCTGATTTCAAAATAACCTCTGATACTTCAGCTAAAATTCCAAAAAATCAAATTAATGCTTATTTGAATAAAAACTTTGAGCTAGTCCCAGATATTTTAAAAACAATTAGTGAATCAAAAAAAGATCACCAAGTTTTTGTAGGCTTTTCTGCTTTTACAGGATCTATTGAAGAGGCAAGAATAAAAATTAAAGAAAAGATTATTCAAAAAGGTTGTGATTATCTTTTCGCAAACCCAATTGATCTTGAAGGTCAAGGATTTGGTTTTTTAGCACAAAATGAAGGTTGGCTATTTAATAAAGAAAATATGGAGCATCATATAAAAAAAACATCCAAAATTGATTTAGCAAATAAATTAATAACCCAAATTATTTCATTAAAAAAATAA
- the isiD gene encoding protein IsiD: MKFISENKISKELVNSFDEEMTFELAKRLEEDNYNTPFDGLKDWHLLRALAINRPELTTNYTHLLDQEPFDEN; the protein is encoded by the coding sequence ATGAAATTCATTTCTGAAAATAAAATAAGTAAGGAACTAGTAAATTCTTTTGATGAAGAAATGACCTTTGAGCTCGCTAAAAGGCTAGAAGAAGATAATTATAATACTCCATTTGATGGTTTAAAAGACTGGCACTTACTGAGGGCTCTTGCAATCAATAGGCCTGAATTAACGACTAATTATACCCATCTCCTCGATCAGGAACCTTTCGATGAAAACTAA
- a CDS encoding DUF565 domain-containing protein, producing the protein MVVKPQKTKFQLKIVENIQTISIWANNPWRRYSISLITLLIGYFFGSSLGMVSAVVELMDPVAAFLSVVFIEFLIVLRRNFRFERKKKFLVLLLDSLRLGLFYGFFTESLKLL; encoded by the coding sequence ATGGTTGTTAAACCTCAAAAGACAAAATTTCAGCTAAAAATTGTGGAAAATATTCAGACAATTAGTATTTGGGCTAATAATCCATGGCGAAGATATTCAATATCATTGATTACACTTTTAATCGGATACTTTTTTGGAAGTTCTCTTGGTATGGTAAGTGCAGTTGTGGAACTCATGGATCCTGTAGCCGCTTTTTTATCAGTAGTTTTTATTGAGTTTTTAATAGTTTTGAGAAGAAATTTTAGATTTGAAAGGAAAAAGAAATTTTTAGTACTTTTATTGGATTCTTTAAGATTAGGATTATTTTATGGTTTCTTTACAGAAAGTCTTAAGTTGCTATAA
- a CDS encoding aspartate carbamoyltransferase catalytic subunit, with protein MQIWPHKHIHTLANFSIKDYESVFELANRFDALKNAGTKKIPALQGTLVTSLFFEASTRTKNSFELAAKRLSADVQTFAPSSSSLTKGETIIDTAITYSAMGADTLVIRHSSSYITFEIAKKLDAINAKTSVLNAGDGLHSHPSQGLLDIYTLIKFFSQKTLNPEVLNSKKILIIGDVNHSRVARSNLWALSAFGADIILCGPKTLIPDEFINFLKTPAPNQTEDPVKSRGSITISRSLEESIKIADAIIVLRLQKERMMENLLSSIDSYSLDYGLTAEKLSLNKKEIPILHPGPINRDIEISSKVVDQYPNCLINNQVANGIPIRMALLYLLQKNNK; from the coding sequence ATGCAAATTTGGCCTCATAAACATATCCACACACTCGCTAATTTTTCAATTAAAGATTATGAGTCAGTATTTGAATTAGCTAATAGATTTGATGCACTAAAGAATGCAGGAACAAAAAAGATACCGGCCTTACAAGGGACTTTGGTAACGTCTTTATTTTTTGAAGCTAGTACAAGAACAAAAAATAGTTTTGAGCTTGCAGCAAAAAGACTTTCTGCTGATGTCCAAACATTTGCGCCATCCTCCAGCTCTCTAACAAAAGGCGAAACAATAATTGATACGGCCATAACTTATTCTGCTATGGGGGCAGATACATTAGTTATAAGACATTCATCAAGTTATATAACCTTTGAGATCGCAAAAAAACTTGATGCAATAAATGCCAAGACTTCGGTTCTTAATGCAGGAGATGGATTACATAGTCACCCCAGCCAAGGATTGCTTGACATCTATACATTGATAAAATTCTTTTCCCAAAAAACACTGAATCCAGAGGTTTTAAATTCCAAAAAAATTTTAATAATTGGCGACGTTAACCATTCAAGGGTTGCCAGGTCAAATCTTTGGGCTTTGAGTGCATTCGGCGCAGATATAATCTTATGTGGTCCTAAGACATTAATACCTGATGAATTTATCAATTTTTTAAAAACCCCTGCGCCAAATCAAACAGAAGATCCAGTTAAATCAAGAGGTTCCATAACAATTTCTAGATCATTGGAAGAATCAATAAAAATTGCAGATGCGATTATTGTTTTAAGACTCCAGAAAGAGAGAATGATGGAAAATTTACTAAGTAGCATTGATTCATATAGTTTGGATTATGGCTTAACCGCAGAAAAATTATCTTTAAATAAAAAAGAAATTCCAATTCTACATCCCGGTCCAATTAACAGAGATATTGAAATTAGTAGCAAAGTGGTAGATCAATATCCTAATTGCTTAATTAATAATCAAGTTGCAAATGGTATCCCTATAAGAATGGCTTTGCTTTATCTATTACAGAAAAATAACAAGTAA
- a CDS encoding DNA-3-methyladenine glycosylase, with protein MEEEFFPKNFFYRHSKLVAPDLIGCYLIKKNNEIDQVKGVIVETEAYSQEEEACHGYRKMTESNKSLFGKPGTFYIYKSYGIHHCLNIVTDKENFASGVLIRSVFISNENERLASGPGLVTKTFSIDISFNSLEVLNNKSLWISPRDYTLEEKDLIQTTRIGISKAKNIKWRWYLKNSRSVSKRLKGDRTPKFQ; from the coding sequence ATAGAAGAAGAATTCTTTCCAAAAAATTTTTTTTATCGGCACTCTAAACTTGTTGCTCCTGATTTAATAGGCTGTTACCTCATAAAAAAAAATAATGAGATAGATCAAGTTAAAGGAGTCATTGTTGAAACTGAAGCGTATTCACAGGAAGAAGAGGCCTGTCATGGCTACCGCAAAATGACTGAATCAAACAAATCATTATTTGGCAAACCTGGCACATTTTATATTTACAAATCTTATGGCATTCATCATTGTTTAAACATAGTTACTGATAAAGAAAATTTTGCGAGTGGTGTTTTGATAAGATCAGTTTTTATCTCTAATGAGAATGAAAGATTAGCTTCTGGACCAGGCCTAGTAACAAAAACATTCAGTATAGATATTTCATTTAACTCACTTGAAGTTCTTAATAACAAATCTTTATGGATTTCTCCACGAGACTACACTCTAGAAGAAAAAGATCTTATTCAAACTACGAGAATTGGCATATCAAAGGCAAAAAATATAAAATGGCGTTGGTATCTCAAAAATAGTAGGAGTGTAAGTAAAAGATTAAAAGGTGACAGAACACCTAAATTTCAATAA
- the gatC gene encoding Asp-tRNA(Asn)/Glu-tRNA(Gln) amidotransferase subunit GatC, with protein sequence MTKITKEEVKKVAHLARLELNENEINNHAQQLEKILDYIRQLEKIDTDDAPCTTRAIEVVNVFRKDEKKNSDCNEELLELGPSREDKYFKVPKIINE encoded by the coding sequence ATGACAAAAATAACTAAAGAGGAAGTAAAAAAAGTTGCTCATTTAGCGAGATTAGAACTTAACGAGAATGAAATTAATAATCATGCACAACAATTAGAAAAGATATTGGATTATATAAGACAACTTGAAAAAATTGATACAGATGATGCTCCCTGTACAACCAGAGCTATAGAGGTTGTAAATGTATTTAGAAAAGACGAAAAGAAAAATTCTGATTGCAATGAAGAACTTTTAGAATTGGGTCCATCGAGAGAAGATAAATATTTTAAAGTACCAAAAATTATTAATGAATGA
- a CDS encoding fatty acid desaturase gives MKNYLNPPSFWNPTLGLFFGGYFLAFLSIWQWYRGVWPLPLLVATAFLALHIEGTVIHDACHKAAHPVPWINQAMGHGSAILLGFSFPVFTRVHLQHHIHVNHPKNDPDHIVSTFGPIWLIAPRFFYHEVFFFQRKLWRRYELLQWGIERSIFLTIILAGLKFDFMNLIYNLWFGPALMVGVTLGIFFDYLPHRPFRSRNKWINSRVYPSKFMNLLIMGQNYHLIHHLWPSIPWFEYKIAYEKTKPLLDIKGSPQRVGIFESKEDIFNFIYDLLIGVRSHSKKRGKIRKIINLYPGFKIKKFLLKLVNKTFIGSN, from the coding sequence ATTAAAAATTACCTAAATCCGCCAAGTTTTTGGAATCCAACATTAGGTTTATTTTTTGGCGGTTATTTTCTTGCGTTTCTTAGCATATGGCAATGGTATAGAGGGGTTTGGCCTTTACCTTTACTTGTAGCCACTGCTTTTTTAGCTTTACATATTGAAGGTACTGTTATTCATGATGCCTGTCATAAAGCTGCTCATCCAGTTCCTTGGATAAATCAAGCAATGGGCCATGGCTCAGCTATTTTATTAGGTTTTAGCTTCCCAGTTTTTACGAGAGTTCATTTACAACATCATATTCACGTAAATCACCCCAAAAATGATCCAGATCATATTGTTAGTACTTTTGGTCCAATTTGGCTAATTGCTCCAAGATTTTTTTATCATGAGGTGTTTTTCTTTCAAAGAAAACTCTGGCGAAGATATGAATTACTACAATGGGGAATTGAAAGATCCATATTCCTGACAATTATCTTGGCAGGTTTGAAATTTGACTTTATGAATTTAATTTATAATTTATGGTTCGGTCCAGCATTAATGGTAGGAGTCACTTTAGGAATATTTTTTGATTATTTACCCCATAGACCATTTCGATCAAGAAATAAATGGATAAATTCTCGAGTTTATCCAAGCAAATTTATGAATTTATTAATAATGGGACAAAATTACCATCTCATTCATCATCTATGGCCTTCGATTCCTTGGTTTGAATACAAAATAGCTTATGAAAAAACTAAGCCTTTATTGGATATAAAAGGCTCCCCTCAAAGGGTTGGGATATTTGAAAGTAAAGAAGACATTTTTAACTTTATTTATGATTTATTAATAGGTGTAAGGAGTCATAGCAAAAAGAGGGGGAAAATAAGAAAAATCATAAATTTATATCCAGGCTTTAAGATAAAAAAATTTTTATTAAAGCTTGTCAACAAAACATTTATTGGAAGCAACTAA